The genome window AGGGAAGCACTCAACCTACCAGAAAGCAGTAGATCCTTTGAAATTGCAAAAAGCGATTATTCACATGAATTTATCTCAGATGAGAAAAACTACAGTGGCTGGACATGATTCATTGCAAGTTATCTCTGATCATGgtgttcaaagatttgcattaAGAAAATCCTTTACCAAGTCAATTCATAGTGTAGCAGATTGTTCAATTAGTTACATGTTTAGATCTTGAATATTTCAAAGAATAGGCAAATCATGCATTATTCATGATTTTGTCAGCCAAGCAATATATTATCGCAAGAGCTCCATCCTACTCAGGTTATAAGATGACCAAAATAAATAATTCTTATTGTAAGTAGAAGATATCATGAGGTTAAAATGAAGAGAATTTTTTGCAATGTTTTGATTGTGTACCTCTCCAAAAGCAGAATCGAATCTCATCTGTTGTTAGACCTGAAATTTTAATTCCTTCTCAGGATCTTATCTAAGAATTTATTGTACATTCATGAACTAAGCATGAATCTTGTTACCTCTGAATATTGTTGGAATACTGGTGCCAAAATAAACAGTCCGCCTGGGCAGGTTCCATAGCAATCTCCTCGGAACAACCAATGGACTATGGCTAGACTGATGATCTGCAAATACCTGAACAAAATATGTTTTACGTCATCCTAATAATTATAAAACAATACAAGAATGAATTCATCATTAAGATACTAGAAAGTAACAATAACAACTAATGTTTTTACTTACTTCATTAACTTGGAAGTAAGTGCCATTCAGCGGAAAGCTTCCTCTATTTGCAGTTCGACATGGTATCTGTTCATGGTATATTTTGAATAGTAACAAATGCATGAGATTACTCCTCGAGAGACTTATTCTATTTCTATCTACAAAAAATCTTATATGTTTTCCTTCTTGTGGACAAGTGTATTACTCAGCAACTTGAACAAAACCATCCTTTGTCCACTAATAGAGGAAGCATAACTAATTCAAAGCAACAACTACAGTTACATTGCAAGTTGAATTTGTATATGTTACCAGAAGAGTTCCTCTAACTGTTTGAGTTTGTTCCTCTCGTCTACAACTGCATGCAAAGCATGTCATATCATTGCATATTCTACCCATTTCTTGAGAATTGCAGCATGTTTCTGGTGGTTCAGTTGATTGTGcggtttcaccttttgttgagcaTTCATGATGAAGAGTCTGTTAATCATAATTTACAAgaataatgatatcaaaattcaAGACAGTTGCTTGCCTGGAGCCCAGATGCCGAGGAGGTAAGGACATGGATCATCATACTCTCTTGGCTCTAGCTGCATCACATTCAGGAGAATGAATAATGAATTCCACTATAGAATTTAAACAAGGAGCTGATGTAATATCAAAAGAAATTTACCCCTTCCAGTAGAGGGTGTGCATCTGGAAGCTCATAGCTGTATCAAGCAAAATGATCACAGAATTAGTTTAAAGAAGACTACTGGATTCACTATTTTCTTGCTATTGAAGTTATGGAATCACTTACACTAGATGCTCTGTTCGGAGACGCTTCACATTTTTAAGCTTAGGCATGGGAATTGAAGCAGCTTCATTGGTGATAGCAACTAAAGCCTTCTCAATCTCACCTTCTTGAAGCTCCATATTTTCTAGCATATAATTCTGCAAGTTCTGTGTGAACTCTTCCAAATTCAAATTTATGGTAGGAATTTCACAGGGATCTTCATAAAATACTTCTTCTATCTCATTTTCTAAAGTTCCCTGGAATTCATGTTCAGGTGATGGTGGCTCTTCAATTATAGGTTCATTAGTGCTTCTAATACCCCGTAAGAAGCAGCTCTCCTCAATTTGGCTTAATGGCATTGGATCAAATATGGTTGTTTGATGAGTTTCAGATGCATTAGGCACTGTCGATTTCACTAATCTTCTTTCCTCTGGTCCTGGAAGTGCAAGTCTTGCACTAAATAAGGCAATGATGTTAGAGATTTATCTTCAGAGCACATGCCAACGTCATATAGTTTTATGCAGAGTACTACTACCTGACAATTAAAAGTGTTTGGGCAACAATATTATGCTGAATCTCagagataaaaaatataattcaatGATTTACTTTTTGACTAATTTCCATGTTATGTAAATGCCAGAAACCAATAAGCATATGACTGTGTATTGTGTAAGTCATCAGTTTAGTACAATACTTATCATTCAGTTAGCTTTGTCACCGGGGTCCAGTAACCCAATTATGTCAGCTGGTACATACAACAAGCATATAGAATACACTATTGTCTTGTAATTAATTCTTTCTGAAGATTTTATGAATGTATAGTCTCGAAAAAGATTGGATCGTCCATAAGCATTTGAAGAAGTTCATATACTGTGTTGTATGATATCTATCAAACACTACTGTGCAAAAAATATTATGTACAGCCAAGTAGTTCGTCTTTTACACTAGTACATGCAATTGTTCTGAATATGAAATCCATGCAATTGTGCAAAAAATATTATGTACAGGCAAAATATCCATGCAATTGTTCTGAAATCCATGCAATTGTCCAAGAAATCCATGCAATTCGTCTTTTACACTAGTACATGCAATTGTGCAAAAAATATTATGTACAGGCAAGTAGTTCGTCTTTTACACTAGGACACTAGTACATGCAATATGAAATCCATATTGTTCTGAATATTAGAAAGTTACCTAGCAAATGCACTAGCAAAGTGCCTGCAATCTCCTCTCATTGGGCATGCATTACAATTTGGTTTGCTTTTGGTGCAAAACACCTGTATATTAAACAACACAActgaatttagttttttttttttaagaaatctaTTTCATGTGTATTCGTATTTGTTGTTAAATTATGTGCATACCTTTCCAAAAGTTATCATTTGATAATGCAGCTCATACCTGTAGAACTTCCAATTTTGTTATGATTTACGAGAAAGCTGGTAATATAAACAAACTATAGAAGTTCCATAGAGCTTCAACATCCTAAATATGAtaacaaattgaaaataagatttTTGGATCAGGTTCTAGAAATTACAATGTCCGCTGATCAAGTGTGCATAGCCGTGGCCATAGATACTTTTGAATCGTCTCCAAGACTGGATAGCTTGGATAAAAGATACGAATAAAAAATTAGGTCTAATTGTCATGTGAAGCTCTGATATTTAACTCAAGTTCATGAGTATAAAGAAGCAACAATTAACAATAAGTGAAGTCATTTACAGATCCAGAAGATGCAGTTGAAGGGACTCCGGGAGTGGCTGCAATGGCACCCACCCGAGCCTCACACATATGCGCCCAACATTGGTGTCAACCTGGTCACCAGATGCACCATAAACATAATCTTTTTTTGACATAAAACTTGTGAGAAGGGTTCTTTATGAGGAATGACTCACAGGAAAAGCATGTTGATGAAGTGTCAAAAGCCTAACGCACTCTACACTCTTTAGTCCTAATCCTCTTATGCTCAGAAGGTAGTCCCTGCAACATTAAAGCAATAAAAGTTATGTTGAATCATCATTCATGCATGAGCAGAGTCTCGGTTCTCCACATTTGTATCCCTAGGTCCTATTTCAGCATTGTTTCCAGTAATGTCACAACCTCCATGTTCCCTCAAAAGAATGGGAGAACACCTTAAGTCATCTGGTCTAAGTCAAGCTAGTCTAACTTAAGCATCACTTTCAGTAATGCAAGTACAAACTATAGTAAGGATTCATTGATTCTACAATTCTGTACTATGTTTGTGCAGCATAGCATAGTTCTTAAATCATCACATATCTTCACTAACATTTACACCTAGATTATTCAGATCAAACAAATCAAATTACACAGAAATTGCAAGTTTGGATGGATTACTAAAATAACAAGCATATcttaatttttaacttatcaaacagaaaaaaaaattgaaaaggcCTAACAAAATTACGACTCTTACTTTGCTTTGTCTGGTGGAACATTCCTTAACCACTCAAGGTCAAGGCTTCCATGATCTTTAAGTAGACGGTTTAGGAAATCCTGCACCAAGGATTGGCAGTAATCAAGATGTTAGAAAGTAAAGTATGATTAAAATGTTCCATATTCAAAACATTTAGTAATTCAtagttattttttaatcaaaaaaatgTTATTAAGGAAGGCTACGTAACTTTCTTTTAATGTTATGGGGAGTGTTGTGTGCTGAATCACTCGTCGATAACaatcttataaataaagttaTGAAGTACGGCTGCTTGTGTGCGTGCATTTCTCATCAGCATCACCTTGGTTGTCCAACCCTTTATCTCAAGCATGACTTGAAGTTCATAAGATTCAAAATAACTTATTTACCATTTACAGTTTCATACAATTAGTTGCAAGTAAAATTTTAACAATGAAAATTAATGTGGATTTTCTTATCAAGGTAATCTTAAGCATAAAAGTTCAGAAATTTAAACAGAGTTAACAGATAGAGAGATCGATCTTGTTGGCATTATTGACCACCAAAGACAAAAGAGAACTACTAAGTTCAACAGTGACCAGTGAGATAGGTGTTAGCTGTTGCTGTTAAATTATCCATTGATAGCCCAGATATAGCACTGGATACAGAAAAAAGATAGATGGTAGCAATTATTGTTGTACCTTGATTCTCTGTGCCAGCACATTGTTCATTCCTCTTTCTCGAATGGTTTCTGAAATTTCCCTTATGTCTGAACACCTTACAGCATCCCAATCCAGTGAGTCCATCCTGTCTTTGCTTCTCTCTGACATATAACCATTGTGGCGTACCTCCTTCCGCAAACTATCCCAGTCAAAAGTCTTTGCCTTCTGAGACTCAGCCTTGGTCTTCTTTACTCTTGGTGTACCTTTTAATTTTTCAGTTGGAAACTCTAGCAGACCAAAAGCTTGAACTTTTGAATCAGGTTCAACTGCTTTAGTAACCATTGAATTGCCCTTTCCATCATCACAGGAGTTTGAAAATGATTCCTGGGGCTGGCAGTGTTGCTTTTGAGCCAAAAATTCAACTTCGTGTTGGCTATTTACCACTTGGAAATATTGCTTCATTTCACCTTGCTGAAGTATTGTTGTAATTTCATCTGCATTTGAAAAAACAAGTGATTTAGAAGTTTGTTTGATTGCAGATGGACATGTATCATGTGACACAGTCACATTATACATCGATGATGATCGTTGTCGACTTTCAGAATCAGTTTCCATGGACGAATCCTTGAAGCTTCTTTGAACTAATTTGTTGTGTGTGTTGTTGCTGCCTGGATCAGAACTCAGCAAACTGGAAATGCTTTTCATTTTGATCACATCAGCATTCTCGATGTTGTCTGAATCAGAGGATTCAGATGCAACAATTGGCACACATGAGGAAAAATTTCGTGAACAATTAACTTGATAATTAGATGTGCTACTAATTTCTTGACAAGGATCTCCATGActgtttaatccatcaactattcCTCTTTCCTCTTCAGACTCTTGATCGAGCGCACCACACTTCTCTGATAACATATTCCCATCATTATCCTGGTTGCAAATTTCCTGCACAACATTTACTCCTGAAATCTGTatatgcccctgacaggaggcatAAATGTGTGAGCCGCTGACCACACTGCCATTTAAACCTATATCCAGAAGTTCATGGGGGGTTAATCCCACAAAACTTGTGTCATGATTAGTGCAGTTCAAAGAGCCAACAGAAGAAGACACAGAGGTTTGGGATGATACTGCATCATCTAGGGACCTTTTAGCTTCTGATTCTGAATTTTCTGCTATTGGTGTGGATATCTCTATTCTGCCATTTGGTGCTTCAAGACTCACTTCAACCTCTCTTCCTTGCGCATGCACAATTTGACCAAAAAAATTGTCCAAGTCATCACCTTTAACATTAATCCTTGTTGATTCATTAGCCTTGTCCATCTTGTTCACTTCCACATCTCCAATGTGGCAGACGAACAAAGAATCAATGTCATCAGTGAATGGGATGCTTCCATATTCTTCTGTCAGTGTGCTCATCCTGTTTTCTACATTATCTGTCCTTGACTTAAAAGGAAACTTTGCAGCAAGAGCCATAAAGGCAGAgctaagaaatcaagattattttgttAGAAAACAAGCAATGCTAACAATATAGATTTCGATTATGTAAGCTACATCTATCTGACATCTTTTTGAACGCTGAAAAAGCCGGACTGTTACCTCAATCTTACCTTGAAAGATGGTCTGATACATTCTGTGTGAGAAATACTCCTATCACGGAGTCCAAAACTGATCCCTTCCATGGAGAGAAATGCCTATCCCCTGGAAGCAAAGCCATTTCTCATAAGAAACTATGTAACTTATCGATGTGACTTTCTAGCTGTAGCTACCTTCAAAAGAGAAGAGAATATTCCAGCTGCAGCTGTCTAATGGCATACATACATATTTTTGCATTCATACACAAAAGCACAAGTGCAAATTATTGGTTCTTCATTTGAGCATCATAAATTTGCCCATTTAaccttttatttttcatgaagtTCTACCTCTTGAATTATTGTGCTGAATTCTTTATTTCTTAAAGCAGCTAATGATGTTttatggtttcataatcaaatcacaTTGAAGAAAAGGCACTACTACAATTTCCAATGTGAATATATCAATACATATGAAATGTGAGTTTATGCCATTTACTTCAACAGTGTAAGTTAATCTATCTACAAaaacaaatatcaaaattttggATAAGATACTCGTGTTGTCACAAGATCTACTTAGCACATGCAATCCGAATGACTTGCTGCAACTCACAATTATCTAAGTGCATGATATTGCATTATGAGAACATACTCCATCATATAAATGTTTTTGATAAATGACAACTGGAGTGCAGAAGAAGCATTTATGTGCAACTTCTTAGTTGGTCTTCTGATATAATTCCATGAACGTCTTCACATTGGTATAATTTATCTACTCACCAAAGAAGCTGCAAGAGATTGTGGTGCACTCATACTTCCCTTTAGCTGAAAATAGTCTTGCCAAAGTAAGAACTTATTATTCTTTAAAGGTATCATcatcaaggtttgccgtaccggactgtaccacccggtatgggcggtatgtaccggtccgacaggccagcggtacgcggaccgtcccgtACCGTATCgagactgtagcagtgtacagtagtACTATAGCAGTGTACAGTAGCACTGTAGCattgtacagtgctcggtacacctgggtgtaccgagcggtataccgtaccgtactggtaccgagcctgggtcgaaacgtcggtacggcgaaccttattCATCATATCTAAACTAAGTTGCATGATAAGTGATTTAACTTCAAATTTTTTAAGTTCAACTAGCTCATACATTGTGGTTATCTGCTTTTGCTTTTCAGCTAGTTTGTGCAGAAGGTCAACAGGTGTAACATTTGATATGAATATGAATGTTtacatgtattgaaagcagtacctTGGATAAGACGCATGCGTGCAATAAATGAATCTGCACGACCACAGAAAACTTGCCTTTGTTCCCCCCACCGCACTTCTCTATCCATATCTGGTCCTTCTGCATCACTAACCATCTTTCCCATTAAAAGCTTCCAGACTCTGTTTGTCTCCCCATCGAGATCAACCTTGGCCCTGGGgcgttttctcttgatttcactATAGGTCTCTGTATATGGAACCATCATGCTGCTATCATAACTTACAAGAGAGTATTGTGGTTCAGCTTCAACAGCCATACAATTATCTGTTTGATTGGTATAAGGGACTATTGCTTGAGACATCTGGTTGGTGCCGAATGGTTCTAGAATGTTGCTCCTACGTCGGCATTCTTGAACGGGAATGATATGAAGATGAAGAAAATCAAAGTTTTGTAGATCTTCTGATGTTGAAGTTAATCCAACAGGTTCATGAAAATGGACAAGTTCATCTTCGTGATCCATAGTTGAGATTGCCTTAAGATGAGCTCGTTTCCTTTGTGTTCGCTTCCCTGTTCTCATTGTTACATGAGCATCTGCAAACAAGGATCCCATGCATGCCTGATGTCGGCTTTCAGGGGTTTCTAAGGAATAGTCACAACCTGCAGTTGTCACATTGCGGACCAACTTATGGGCTCGAATCGGTATCTTTGATCTCTTCTTTGTTGCCCTTTTGGTTTGACCAAATGACAACATGAAATCTGGAGATTGTGATACAGTAGTTGGTATCAATTTTTGTTCATCTGCAGAGCTAAACAATTTGAAGTCACGTCGTGCCATCTGACCAAATTGTCCATCATGCCCTGTGCCAGTTCTCCTCCTTTTACATTCCTGGGGAAATCGTGGAATATTGCTGAACCGTGGCTGTATAAGGTGAGTATCACTTGAAGTTGGATATGCACTATAATTACTCTCAACTTGTTTATAATCCACCTCATCTTGCATCAAAGTCATGTCTGAATCACCATCTGGCTTTAATTGAAATTTGACATTTTGCAAATTCGATACTCCGACAAAGTTGGAGTCATCTGTACTATTTGCATTGCCAGATTTTCTAGCCAGATACTTCCAGTTTTTCTTCAACAATTCTCTTCTGGAAGGTCGATGAAGTGGAGATGGATCTTCTGGCAGTCTTATGGACTCCTCCAGCACTTGATTAATGGAACGATTTAGATCAAATGCAATGCCTGTTCCTGAATTCTCCACCTCAACTTCCAGTCCCTCTCCAAGTTGCACATTCAACTTAGCTCTGCAGCAGGTGGCACTGTCAGTGGAACATCTCCCCCTTGCTTGAGATGCTGATTTAGTGAAAGCATGCTCTAGGTACTCATCTACCGGTTGGCTTTCAGATGCAAAATCCAATTTCCGCCTGATAAATTTGGTTTCATTGTCAGTTCGTTGGTTGGCAGATTTTGATACTGTGCCTGAGGTTTCACCAGTATCTCTTGGCGTATCAGAAGGTGTGTTTGGGCAATTCGAGCTTCTATTCTTGCGCATATAACTCCTCTTACCAGTTTGGCCTTCTCTTTTTTTCCCAACCCGCTGTGGAGTAACTGGTTTTTTTGAGGTCAAGAGCCCATCTTTGAGGACCTTTGGCCTGTGTCTTTTCCTTGTTCCCTTCTTCTTTGTAGTGCTGCTGAGTTCTCTTCCTTGGCTTATCCTCTCCTCGTCCTGTTCAATGTCCAACTGACTCTTAACAGAAGAAACTGAAGCATGTGTAGGCAGCTTAACCCCCAGTTCTTGAGAGGAAGTGCCTTTCTTGAAGGAACTCTGTTCAGATTGATCCCCTCCCTGTGAGTTCCCATTCCTGATTAAATCCACATCAACAGGAGTGATCACCTCCCGAATGTTATCTTCGATTTCCTTTCCCTTATCTGGAGTTGCAGATGCTACTAGCTTTGAGGAATCATGGTGAACAGTGGTATAACACTGAGTTTCACCAGCTTCTTTCCTTCTTCCCCTGATCAGCTCCTCGACTTCCTTGTGCATCTGCATGGAATCATTTGTTTTGTTGCCCTTAGCTGGAGTAACAGGGGCTACTAGAACAGGCATTGCCTTAGTATTGCTCGTGCATGCAGCTTCCTCTGGGGTAAATCTAAGATTTGGACAAAACCCGACAAAAGTCCTATCTGCCAAGTTACATGCAGACCGATCGGTTCTTGTTCAAGTAAGCAAGAACTTAATTCAACAAGAACAAGGTAACTACTGAAGAAAATAACTTATTTACCGAGAAGATGACTGTCACCGTGACAAATGCTTCCACTCAGCAGTAGCTTCCCATTTGACAGAGCAAGAGGCTGATCGTTCCACGCAAAAGATGCTATGTTCTGCATTCCAGTTGGATTAGTGAGTACCAGGACATTCTCAAAATGTATCGGAGAAAACCCTGGCGTTGGATTCAACAATATGGTCTGGTGCGATCCAACATTGTGATTTTGAACCTCGTTTGGAGGAGAGGAGGTTGCCGTCTCGGAAAAATTGAGGTCTCGAGGACCGGTTGTGGGACTTTTCTCAGGGGTGATAGGCATTGCTGGAGTGGCAAGAACCCAGGCACTCTGCTTCTCCAAAGCCTCCTGCTGCTGAAGCTTCGCCCCCATTGTTTCCATCGCAGATGTCGAATTTGTAGAGAAAGAGGTAAAGGTAGGGGTAAAATCAGAGTTTTTCGATCCTTCTGGAGAGGGCTTTCAAGATCGATCGTTGTTGCCTCGCCACAACTTCTCTGACTAGGGGAACAATTTCTGGAAGAGAACTAGGCGTGACAGCTAAGAACAATCTGAGCACATCTGCTTAAAGGAAGTCTCGGTTATCTAAAGAAACAAAATGCGAAAGAAACACTAACACAATACCTTTCTCTGAAGCCAAAAGCCCTCATTTATCTCCATAAGCTGCTAAAAACACACAACTCTAGAATCTAGTAGAAGAAAAAAGAGTAGGGTCGCATACCGAACTCTAGAATAATGAGATAAAAAACCGACCTAAAAATATTATCCACCGCGTAGAGCAGGAGAGAGAATCTGAGGAGAATAAAAAGAGGAGAGATCGACACTTTTTCTTCTTTCACACTTTTCCTTCTTTTCAAGTGCCGCACGCACTTCTTATCAAGAATTAACAGTTCTTAACAGAGAGGAGAGATGGAATCTATCAAGATAATGAGTTGTTGAGATAGAATGAGTTGTTGAAAAACTATGCAAAGATTTTGAGAATCGAGAAATAAAATACAGAGAGAACTGACGCTGTTGGAGAGGGATGGGAAGTACGCGCGTTACCGTTATTAACGTCGGTTGGTTTGTTATGTTTTTGTTACTGGTGCGGTCCATAGACCTCCCGACTTATTTTTCCTTCCGTCGGATCCATAAGTAAATTTTATAACATCGTcaaatatttattatgatatttagAGCCTATTTCAAACAAgttatattttgatgatagaaattcattcatacaaaaaatttatgtacataagataaaaaatattatcaatacaTCATACGAGAAAActattaagaaaaattataatttatattttttttaattttacataGAATCCTTATATTAGTCAACCATTTAATTGAGCTATCTAAATTAGGTTCATAGATTTGCATCAACCATTGACCCAATTAGACtcaataaaattaaaattgatcaaaataaaaaataatcaaaattgaaCTTTCTCTGAATTCACTTAATTTATCGAATCTAAATCCAATAAAGTACTCAAAATATAATAGTAATTAAGttgaattaaaatatttgattaaaataaatcaaattaatcaattttatagttgaggacaataattttaaattttaaaagaataaaactatatattttgaaatgatgtttaatgaaaaaattttatttttaaaggaTAAAACTATCgagataaattaaaattaaataaatttctaagagtaaaactataattttaataaGAAACCCTAAATGGGCCACTGCACTAGGCGTGACTATGTCGTGTGCAGTCACTACCTGTAATTTTAATAGGGATAGAAAAGATACACTTTATGATTATTAACGTCGGGACACTTGGCACGTGTTTCATAGACCTTTGAACTAATTTTTATTCAGACATACTTATGTGCCAATGATACCCTGACCTGTGTCACTCGCCTATGAGGATGGACCGACAAGCAGACCCTACAACATCAATAAATATTTCTTGTGGTACTTTGGATAATATTGATCTCCATAATATCTCAAACAAATTAGATTTCGATGGTCGAAAGTTATACTTGCAAAAAGTTTATGTagctaattaaataatattaaaataaattaaatttaaacttattaaaatattataaatttattggttataattttttattcatcgATATAAAAGTTGGTGTTGTTGcaatgaaaattattttaatagattcaaaataaaaaaaatttctctattcaTCTCACTAATAATACTTTTGTCAAAAGTAAAAATTGATATGGTTGAGAtggaaatattaatataaattaagttcatgattttaaaatattaaagaatattatttttgtttGTCCAAGTGGTTATGCAAAAGTTAATATCATTAagatataaatatcaaaatagaattgatataataatattaaaatattaataaatcatatctttagcATGCTTTTCTATCTTAGTGTGCAATTGTTGCTTGTAATTTTAGGAGGGATAGGAAGGACACATAGTTATTAATATCGACCTAATTCTAATTCCTGTATGCTCAATAAATCTTCCAACTTATTTTTACTTAGGTATGCGTTGACAGTACCCTCATCTATATCATTGCCCGTGAGATGAGACCCACAAATAAATCCTATGACATTAGATTTTTTTTGTGACACTTTGGGTGGCATTGACCTCCATAGTATCTCAAACATGTTTGATTTTGATAATCGTAATTCATTCGTGTTAAAATTTTATGTtgttaagataaaaatatataaaaataaatttaatttaaaattattaaaatattataaaattatttttataattttttatttatcaatatAAAAGTTAGTATTGTTgagataaaatttattataatagattcgaaacaaaaaaaaatttctctattcaTCTCATAATAACACTTTTGTTGAAAGTAAAATTGGTATAGTtgagatgaaaataataaaataaatttagttcataatttaaatattaaaatatattatctttataTGTCCAAGTGGTATACTTGAGTTAAAATTAGTCCATACAAAATTAATATCAATGATACACAAATATCAAAATAGAAttgatctaataatattaaaatattaaaaaaaatc of Musa acuminata AAA Group cultivar baxijiao chromosome BXJ2-3, Cavendish_Baxijiao_AAA, whole genome shotgun sequence contains these proteins:
- the LOC103979571 gene encoding protein ROS1C-like: METMGAKLQQQEALEKQSAWVLATPAMPITPEKSPTTGPRDLNFSETATSSPPNEVQNHNVGSHQTILLNPTPGFSPIHFENVLVLTNPTGMQNIASFAWNDQPLALSNGKLLLSGSICHGDSHLLDRTFVGFCPNLRFTPEEAACTSNTKAMPVLVAPVTPAKGNKTNDSMQMHKEVEELIRGRRKEAGETQCYTTVHHDSSKLVASATPDKGKEIEDNIREVITPVDVDLIRNGNSQGGDQSEQSSFKKGTSSQELGVKLPTHASVSSVKSQLDIEQDEERISQGRELSSTTKKKGTRKRHRPKVLKDGLLTSKKPVTPQRVGKKREGQTGKRSYMRKNRSSNCPNTPSDTPRDTGETSGTVSKSANQRTDNETKFIRRKLDFASESQPVDEYLEHAFTKSASQARGRCSTDSATCCRAKLNVQLGEGLEVEVENSGTGIAFDLNRSINQVLEESIRLPEDPSPLHRPSRRELLKKNWKYLARKSGNANSTDDSNFVGVSNLQNVKFQLKPDGDSDMTLMQDEVDYKQVESNYSAYPTSSDTHLIQPRFSNIPRFPQECKRRRTGTGHDGQFGQMARRDFKLFSSADEQKLIPTTVSQSPDFMLSFGQTKRATKKRSKIPIRAHKLVRNVTTAGCDYSLETPESRHQACMGSLFADAHVTMRTGKRTQRKRAHLKAISTMDHEDELVHFHEPVGLTSTSEDLQNFDFLHLHIIPVQECRRRSNILEPFGTNQMSQAIVPYTNQTDNCMAVEAEPQYSLVSYDSSMMVPYTETYSEIKRKRPRAKVDLDGETNRVWKLLMGKMVSDAEGPDMDREVRWGEQRQVFCGRADSFIARMRLIQGDRHFSPWKGSVLDSVIGVFLTQNVSDHLSSSAFMALAAKFPFKSRTDNVENRMSTLTEEYGSIPFTDDIDSLFVCHIGDVEVNKMDKANESTRINVKGDDLDNFFGQIVHAQGREVEVSLEAPNGRIEISTPIAENSESEAKRSLDDAVSSQTSVSSSVGSLNCTNHDTSFVGLTPHELLDIGLNGSVVSGSHIYASCQGHIQISGVNVVQEICNQDNDGNMLSEKCGALDQESEEERGIVDGLNSHGDPCQEISSTSNYQVNCSRNFSSCVPIVASESSDSDNIENADVIKMKSISSLLSSDPGSNNTHNKLVQRSFKDSSMETDSESRQRSSSMYNVTVSHDTCPSAIKQTSKSLVFSNADEITTILQQGEMKQYFQVVNSQHEVEFLAQKQHCQPQESFSNSCDDGKGNSMVTKAVEPDSKVQAFGLLEFPTEKLKGTPRVKKTKAESQKAKTFDWDSLRKEVRHNGYMSERSKDRMDSLDWDAVRCSDIREISETIRERGMNNVLAQRIKDFLNRLLKDHGSLDLEWLRNVPPDKAKDYLLSIRGLGLKSVECVRLLTLHQHAFPVDTNVGRICVRLGWVPLQPLPESLQLHLLDLYPVLETIQKYLWPRLCTLDQRTLYELHYQMITFGKVFCTKSKPNCNACPMRGDCRHFASAFASARLALPGPEERRLVKSTVPNASETHQTTIFDPMPLSQIEESCFLRGIRSTNEPIIEEPPSPEHEFQGTLENEIEEVFYEDPCEIPTINLNLEEFTQNLQNYMLENMELQEGEIEKALVAITNEAASIPMPKLKNVKRLRTEHLVYELPDAHPLLEGLEPREYDDPCPYLLGIWAPGETAQSTEPPETCCNSQEMGRICNDMTCFACSCRREEQTQTVRGTLLIPCRTANRGSFPLNGTYFQVNEVFADHQSSHSPLVVPRRLLWNLPRRTVYFGTSIPTIFRGLTTDEIRFCFWRGFVCLRGIDRQTRAPKPLSPRLHLAASHAQKKTSMKVGKKTQHKTTSKS